The Longimicrobiales bacterium region GCCACCTTTGGTGCGCTGCAGGGGACGTTCCTCGGCATCTACGACATGTTCGTGGGTGGCGGGCTGTCTCGGGCTACGATCCTCGCACTGGGCATCATGCCGTATATCTCCGCGAGCATCATGTTCCAGCTGCTCGCTGCGGTCTTCCCGACCATTGAGAAGCTGCAGAAGGAAGGCGAAGACGGCCGGAAGAAGCTGACCCAGTGGACGCGCTATACGACCGTCGGACTGTCGATGGCGCAGGCGTACGGCTACTCGGTCTTCCTCCAGTCGATTCCAGGTGCAGTAAGCACGCCCGGTCTCGCGTTCACGCTTACCACGGTCATTGTCCTGACGGTCGGTGCCATCTTCGTGATGTGGCTGGGTGAGCAGATCACCGACCGCGGGATCGGAAATGGGATGTCGCTGCTGATCTTCTTCTCGATTATTGAGACGTTTCCGGCAGCGCTCGGCCGCACATGGGAAGCCTTCACGCTCGGCGAGATTGGTCCCTTTGCGCTAATTATCCTGGGGGTGACGGTCGTAGCCATCACCGCGGGTGTAACCGCGATGACAATGGCCTCCCGAAAGATCCCAGTTCAGATCCCGCGGAAGGTTGTTGGTCGGGGACGCATTCGTGAAGGCCAGAAAAGCTTCGTTCCGCTGCGGGTGAACTCTGCCGGTGTTATGCCGATCATCTTCGCACAGTCCTTTATCGTTGTGCCTGGTACGCTTGCGGCATTCTCGGATATTCCTGCGATTCAGTCTTTGGCGGACATGTTCCAGCCGTCGACCGGACCCTACTACGTCACGTATGGTCTACTCATTCTGTTCTTCACGTACTTCTATACGGCGATCATTTTCAATCCGGTCGATCTCGCCGAGAACCTGAAGAAGCAGGGTGCGTTCATTCCCGGTGTGAAGCCGGGTGCCCGCACCGCCGAGTACATCGACCGCGTGCTCACGCGTGTGACTTTGCCCGGATCGATCTACCTGGCCTTCATAGCCTTGGTACCGTTCTGGATCATTGATCTGGCCGGTATTCAGACGTTCTTCTTTGGTGGCACCAGTCTGCTGATTGTCGTCGGGGTTGGACTCGACACGGTCCAGCAGGCCCAGCAACTTCTTCTTCTGAGGCATTACGATGGCTTCATGAAGAAGGGCCGCGTGAAGATGCGCGGCCGTCAGCAGTACATGTAGCTGAACTGATCCGGTGAACTAGCTCCATGGTTTTTGTGCTGCTCGGCCCTCCCGGGGTCGGGAAAGGGACGCAGGCCGTCCGGCTCGTAGACGAGTTGGGTGCTGAGCATGTCTCGACCGGTGACCTACTTCGCGCAGCGCGTCGCGAAGGCACGGATATGGGTAACCTCGCGCAGGGATTCATGGATCGCGGCGAACTCGTACCGGACGATCTGATTCTCGATCTGGTCCGTGTACACCTCGGGGGAGTCGAGGCCGATACCGACGTGCTCTTCGACGGATTCCCTCGCACAACTGAGCAGGCCACAGGCCTGGGGTCGGTCCTGAAGACCATCGGCCGCAAGGTAGACGGAGTTGTTCTTTTCGAAGCACCGGACGAGACGCTCGTAAGGAGACTTAGCGGTCGACGCAGCTGTCCGGAGTGCGGGGCCGTGTACAACACATACTTCAGTCCGCCCCAGGTTGCGGGCACATGTGACCGCTGCAGGGCCTCACTGATGCACCGTGTGGACGACGAGCCCGAGACGGTCACTCGTCGCTTGCAGGTCTACCTCGAACAGACCGCTCCGTTAGTGGCGTTTTACGACGCCCATGAAGCGCCAATGGCTCGGATCGCAGCGAATCGGGCTGTCGAAGACATTTACGGTGACTTCAAGGTGGCAGTGGCTCAGGCTGGCGGAGGTGCTAAATGATCCACCTTCGTACGTCGGACGAGATGGATACCATTGCCCACGCCGGTTCGATCATCGGAAAACTGCACGACACCTTCCCGGAGCAGATCCGGCCCGGTGTCTCCACAGCCACAATTGATCACTTCGCAGAGGAGTTCATCGTCTCGCACGAAGGGGCGATACCTGCGTTCAAGGGGCTCTACGGATTTCCTGGCAGTGTCTGTATTTCGTTGAACGAAGAGGTGGTTCACGGGATCCCAAGCTCGCAGCGGATCCTGCAGGAGGGCGATATCGTGTCTATCGACGTCGGGGTTCGCCTCGACGGCTGGTACTCGGACTCGGCCCGTACGTTTGCAGTGGGTGAGGTCACTCAGGAAGCGGTTGATCTCATGGACATCACTCAGCGGTCGCTCGAGGCTACGATCGACGTCGCTACGGTCGGGAACCACGTGGGTGATATTGGCGCAGCAGTCGTGCGCACATGTGCCGGCACCCAGTATGGCATCATTAAGGAGCTCGTGGGCCACGGGGTGGGTCGGGAGCTTCATGAGGAGCCGCAGGTGCCCAATATCGGTCGGGCAGGTCAGGGTCCTCCACTACGAGAAGGAATGGTCTTGGCGATTGAGCCAATGCTCTCCGCTGGCACCGCGCGCATCAAGACACTCGACGACGGATGGACGGTGATTACGGCTGACCGTTCGTTGTCCGCACACTTTGAGCACACTGTTGGTATCACGAAGGATGGACCGAGAATATTGACCTCGGCAGCAGGTCCTGTCGGTGCGGGTTCATTCGTGCCCACGGGCGGTTGAAGGCCTTGTCAGAGCTAGTTATACTTGCAAGCTCTGCTACAAACGGATTTGGAGAAGCAAAGTGAAGGTCCGAAGCAGCGTCAAGCCAATCTGTGAGCACTGTAAGGTGGTCCGCCGTAAAGGCGTGGTCCGAATCATCTGCTCGCGGAATCCAAAGCACAAACAACGTCAGGGGTAACGCGACATGGCACGTATCGCTGGCGTAGATTTGCCGCGCGGAAAACGAATTGAGATCGCTCTCACGTATATCTTTGGTATCGGGGACACCCGCGCCAAACAGATTCTCGATGCGTGCGGTGTAGATCCGAACCGAAGAACCCAGGATCTCGACGACGACGATGTGAATCGTCTCCGTCGCCAGATCGAGGGCAACTTCAAGGTCGAGGGTGCGCTTCGCACCGAGCGATCCATGAATATCAAGCGCCTGATGGACATCGGGTGCTATCGCGGACTGCGGCACCGCCGGGGACTCCCGGTACGCGGTCAGCGGACGCACACGAACGCCCGGACGCACAAAGGCAAGAAGCGTGCGATCACTGGTAAGAAAGCGCCGCCGAAGAAGTAGCATGCGCCTCACGGCGCTGGGCGAGCACTTGATTCGGTGCGGATCCGCATCGAAGACTGATTAACTACGCTGGTATTACGCAGCAACTGAGGATTCATACACAGTGGCCAAGCCAAACACACCCAAGCGCTCGAAGAAGGTCGTCGAGGCCGAGGGCATCGCCTACGTTAAGGCGACGTTCAACAACACCGTGATCACCATCACGGACAACTCGGGCAACACGATCGTCTGGGCCAGTGCAGGGAAGGCCGGTTTCAAGGGCTCCAAGAAGTCGACTCCGTTCGCAGCAACCGTTGCCGGTGAGCAGGCCGGACGCGAGGCGGTCTCCGCGGGCGTGAAGCGGGTCGACGTGCGGGTACAGGGGCCCGGTTCAGGGCGCGAGTCTGCAATTCAGGCACTCGCCTCGGCTGGCCTCTTCATCAAATCAATTCTGGACGTAACGCCGCTTCCGCATAACGGCTGCCGCCCGCCTAAGAAGCGCAGGGTTTAATAATGGCTCGCTATACCGGACCCGCTTGCAAGCTCTGCCGTCGCGAAGGTGGCAAGCTTTTTCTGAAGGGTCAGAAGTGCTACACGGACAAGTGTCCGATCGAACGTCGCGCCTATCCGCCGGGCCAGCACGGCCCAGCGCAGGCGCGCCGCCGCAAACAGTCTGACTATGCGGTTCAGCTTCGTGAGAAGCAGAAGGTCAAGAGGACCTATGGCCTCGGTGAGAAACAGTTCCGCAGCCTCTTCGAGCACGCGAACCACATTCCGGGCGTGACAGGTGAGAATCTTCTCGTCGCGCTCGAAACGCGTCTCGACAACACCGTATTCCGGATGGGCATTGCGCAGAGCCGTAACCAGGCTCGGCAGCTCGTCCGTCATCGTCACGTCGAGGTGAATGGCCGTTACGTGGATGTCCCGAGCTTCAAGGTGAAGCCTGGCGACGAGATCGCGGTCAAGTCCAAATCAAAGAACATCGTCCCGATCGAGGCAGCTCTCGCAGCGCGTACGCGCCCGAAGTTGCCCGAATGGCTGGCTCTGGATGACAAGCAGCGTGTTGGTCGTGTGGTGCGCGCTCCCATGCGGACCGACGTCGACAGCTCGATCCAGGAGCAGTTGATCGTGGAGCTCTACTCGAAGTAATGCCATCGCCTTGGTCCCGTGCGGACTTTGGCGTCATCGGTGCAATCAGGAGGACATTGTGGAATTAGATCTGACCGGACTGGTACTTCCGGAGCGTGTCGAGAACCTCGACCCGCAGGAAGGTGCACGGTCGGCTCAGTTCGTCATGGAGCCGCTTGAGCGTGGCTTCGGCCATACGCTCGGGAACTCGGTACGTCGGGTTCTTCTTTCATCGCTGCGCGGCTCTGCCGTGTGGGCGTTCCGGATCGACGGTGTGGTACACGAACACCAGACTATCCAGGGCGTGGTGGAAGACGTTCATCAGGTGATTCAGAACCTCAAGTCACTCGTCGTAACGCTCGACGATGACGTTGAGGAAGCCGTGCTGGAGATTCACATCGAAAAGGGTGGTCCGATTACCGCTTCGATGATCCAGACGTCGGCTGGCTCTGAGATCATGGATCCGGACCATCACCTGTTCACGCTCCAAGAGGATCGTTCGCTCCATGTGGAGCTTCATGTGAACACGGGCCGTGGCTTCGTACTGGCGAACACGCACCCAATCCCACGTGGTGCGCCGGTCGACCTCGTCCGAATCGATTCGATCTACAACCCGGTTCGTCGGGCGAATTTTTCAGTCGAAGAGACCCGGGTCGGGCAGCGGACGGACTTTGATCGCCTGACGCTGCAGGTCGAGACTGACGGATCCATTGAGCCAGAGGCTGCCGTTGCGTACGCCGCTGACCTCGTCCGGAAGCATCTGGAGTACATGTTGTACTTCGGTGAGGGCGGTATTCCGGAGGTTTCCCCTCCTGGTGCGTCACCGGTCTCGGAGCGTCTTCAGGACCTCTTCGTGCGTCCCATTGAGGACCTCGCTGAGCTGTCGGTTCGCTCGCGCAATTCACTGCAAAAGGAGAGCGTCAGCACGCTTGGTGACCTCGTGCAGCGTAGCGAGGAATCGATGCTGCAGATCGAGAATTTCGGAAAAAAATCACTTAAGGAAATCTCCGACTTCCTCGAGGAGCACAGCCTACGATTCGGCATGCAGCTCGAAGAGGGCGAAGATGGTCGCCTGTTCTTCGTAGAAGATGAGGCCGAAGCCGCAGCAGGCGGCGAGGAGTAACCGTGCGGAACCGCAAGAAGGGGAGACAGCTCTCCCGAACCCGCAGTCATCGGAAGGCAACGCTTCGCAACATGGTGACGTCGCTTTTCATGCACGAGCGGATTGAGACCACGACGGCTAAGGCGAAGGAGCTTCGGCCGTATGCCGAGCGCCTGATTACTCTGGCTCGTCGTGGTGACGTACACGCGCGTCGACTCGCAGCCATGAAGATCCAGGACCGACAGGTCCTCGGAAAGTTGTTTGATGACATCGCTCCGCGCTATATGGAGCGTCCGGGTGGCTACACCCGCGTGCTCAAACTCGGCAACCGAAAAGGTGATGCGGCGGAGATGTCGCTCATCGAGTTGGTCGGTTAGTTTGGCCGCCGTGAACAGCCAAGACTCTACCAAGGACAGGACCAAGGACATGCCGGAGAACGCTTCTCGACGTGGTGCAGCAGACATGGGAATGATCCTCATGATCGCGGCCTTCGCGGTTATGGGTGGATTCATGTATTGGATTAGTGGCGAGGCCGCCGAGGAACGGGCGAATCGTCCGGTAGCCGAAGCGCCAGTCGAGGAGGCCGATCCGGGGATCCCGGATGTGCGCTTTGGCGACAACGAGGGGACTGTCTTTCCGGAGGACTACCTCGGTCAGGTGATTCGCGGTGCAGGGTACGAGGTCGCCAGCATGCTTGGCAGCCAAGGGTTCTGGGTGGCGACACCGAGTGGCAACCCGTTCCTCATTACTTGGAACGAAGCGCTGATGGCTGAAGGGCGCACGGTAACTCAGGGCGACATCATTACTGTCGAGGGCGAGATCCGTGAGATGGATCCTTCAGCGATTGCCGCTTGGGTGACAGCGCAGACGATATCCGAGAATGATCAGATTGTGGCTGAGTTTGCAACCCACTATCTGAGAGCGCAGAACGTCGACGTGACCGGCGGTCCGGGCGCGGCGGGCGACGGCAACTAGACGCCCGCCCCTTCATACAAATTTCAAGCAGAGATCGATAGAGATGGCTCGAGTGTGCTATTCGTGTGGCAAGGGACCCGCTACGGGAAACAACGTCAGCCACGCGCACAACAAGACGCGGCGCCGTTGGTTGCCGAACCTTCAGACGGTGAAGATCGTCGACGACAAGGGCGATCGCCGTCGGGTCAGGGTGTGCACCCGGTGCATCTCGGCGGGCAAGGTCGCCAAGGCTCCACCTATGAAGGTGGCTGGCTGACCGAAGGCCCCGTGACCGGATTGGCCGTGTGAAATTAAGAGACGCCTCTCGGGATTTTTCCCGTGAGGCGTCTCTTTTTGTGCCTGGTCCGGGCTGCATCGCTTAGTTTTCACTGGACCTGTCATCAGTGGGCGATGACGGTGTGCCGTTGAGGTTGATGTCGGAAATGTGGTGAAGTAGCTGCGGGACCTGTATCCGTCACCGCTGGGGGTATGAGTGCTCTGGCTCGGTCCGCTTATTGTGAGCCACCGGACGTTTTTTTGTCGATAGGTAATGGGGACCTGACATGAGGATCTTGGTGACCGGTGCGCGTGGGCTCCTCGGTACGGAGGTTGTGCGGGCCGCACGGGTCGGAGGACATAAGGTTGTCGCACTGGGCCGCGCGGAGGTCGATGTCACCGATCCGGATGCAGTGTCGGCGTGTTTCCTGCAAGAGCAACCCGACGTCGTTGTGCACTGCGCCGCGTATTCGGCTGTCGATAAGGCGGAGTCAGAACCGGACATCGCCATGGCGGTCAACCGCGGTGGCGCCAGGAATGTCGCTCGATCCGCGCAGTCCGTCGGGTCGTCCACGGTTTACGTTTCGACCGACTACGTCTTTGACGGGCTAAAATCGTCGCCGTATCTCACGACGGATGAGACCGGCCCGATTTCCTCCTATGGCCGATCGAAGCTGGCAGGTGAGTTAGAAACTCTGGCGGCCTATACCCCGGGTAATGAGGCTGGCGATGGATCTGGACGGGTGCCTTCGGCGCTCGTTGTACGAACGGGTTGGTTGTATGGGGCCGCCGGTGGCAATTTCGTGCAGACGATGTTGCGGATCGCGAGGGACCGGGACAAGGTGAGAGTGGTCGACGACCAGGTCGGGCGCCCGACTTGGGCAAGAAACGTTGCCGAGGCCATTATCGAGTTGATTGAAGTCCGGGCAGGCGGTGTGATGCATGTGGCCGATGCAGGAGAGGCGACGTGGCTAGATCTCGCGCGGCAGACGTTCTTGGTTCAAGGTGTTGAGATGGATACTGCGGGTGTCTCGACGTTGGAATGGGGTGCGGATGCGCCCAGACCCCTGTATTCGGTTCTTGATCTCGGTGAGACGGAAGGGGTGCTTGGCCGAGGAATGACCGACTGGCGGGATGCCCTTCCCGCCTTTCTCGAGAGCCTGTGATACGGACGTACACCGATTCGGTCATCGGATCGATCGGTTCTGGGATATTAGAGTGCGTGTGAGTCGTTCTGATGATGTCAGGAGAAGAATCCTTGAAGGATTGCACGCTGCCGCCGAGGCCGTGGGGTGGGCGCTTTGACGGGCACCCGTGTGGACTCGCTTGCCTGCGTGACGGAAGCGAACTGGCATTCAATCAGGAGCGACCGGTCTCCCCGAACTATATGGCGGCAGGTCGTGCGTTGGGTGAGGCCGCTGTTGGCGGATGGTTGAAGTAGGATGAAAGGGATCGTACTTGCCGGCGGACTCGGGACGAGACTTCTCCCGATGACTCGCGTGACTAACAAGCATCTGCTTCCAATTTATGATCGGCCCATGATCTGCTATCCGCTCCAGCAACTGGCTCAAGCGGGGATTCGGGACATTCTCGTTGTCACCGGTGGCGACCATGCAGGGGACTTCCTCAAGCTTCTGCGAAACGGGCGGGACTTCGGCCTGGATTACCTTCGATATGCGTTTCAGGAGGGGGAAGGGGGTATCGCCGAGGCATTGGGGCTGGCAGAGCATTTCGCCGCAGGTGGTCCGGTTACAGTGATCCTCGGCGACAACATCTTTCAGGACTCTTTGGCACCTGCTATCGGGAGCTTTGTCGAGAACCCCGTCGGAGCGCGGCTTCTCCTCAAGACCGTGGATGACCCCCAACGGTTTGGCGTCGCGACCGTCGAACGGGAACGTGTCGTGCGTGTGTCTGAGAAGCCCATCCACCCCGCGAGCTCCCTGGCCGTCACCGGATGCTACATGTACGACCACAAGGTGTTCGACGTGGTGCGAACGCTCGAGCCCTCGGCCCGTGGCGAGCTCGAGATCACTGATGTGAACAACCAGTACATCGAGTGGGGCGAGCTTGGGCATGATGTGATCGAAGGATGGTGGACTGACGCCGGGACGGTTCCGTCCATTCACCGCGCCGCCGGACTGGTTGCCGCAGATCGTTCGAATCCGGTCCTGACGGGCGATCTGACCTGATGCGCTATCTGATCACAGGCGGCGCTGGCTTTATCGGGTCGAACTTCGTCAGACATGTGCTGGCGGAGCGCCCCGACGTGGAAGTCGTGAACCTGGATCTGCTCACATATGCTGGACACTTGGTGAATCTTGAAGGGGTGCTGGATCACCCGCGCTATCGGTTCGTACAGGGTGACATATGCGACGGCGCTCTGGTGGGTGAGGTGATGGAGGGCGTCGACGTGGTATTCCACCTCGCCGCCGAGTCCCACGTCGATCGGTCGATCGTCTCAGATCAACCATTTGTACGCACCAACGTCGTGGGGACGGCGACACTTCTTGCCGCGGCACTCGAATCCGGTGTGTCGCGCTTCGTGCAGGTGTCTACGGACGAGGTTTATGGAGAGCTGCCCTGGGTCGACCCGGCTGGACCTGACGCGGCTACGGCCCCTCGCTTTTCGGAAGACTCCCCGATCGCTCCACGCTCCCCATACGCGGCGACGAAGGCGGCCGCCGATCTGATGGCGCTTGCCTACTACGCTACGCACCAGCTGGACGTTGTGGTAACGAGGAGTTCGAACAACTACGGTCCCTATCAGTTCCCCGAGAAACTGATACCGCTGGTCATCTCGAGGGCATTGGCAGAGCAGCAGATACCCGTGTACGGAGACGGACTCAACGTGCGAGACTGGATCCACGTGTCTGATCACTGCGTCGGACTGTTGTATGCGGCTGAGGAGGGTGTGGCTGGCCAGGTCTACAATTTTGGCGGAGAGTCCGAGTTGACGAATCTCGACGTCGTCCGGAGAATCCTAGCGGCTTTGCAGAAGCACGAAAGCCTGCTCGAGTTTGTAACGGACCGGGCGGGACACGATCGACGGTATGCCATCGATTTCACTCGCGCGACGGATGAACTCGGGTGGATGCCTGCGATTGACTTCGAGGAGGGCCTCCGCCGCACGATCGACTGGTATCAGGGGTCTTCTGCGTGGATTACACAGGTGGCGACCGAGCGCTAATACGATTTCAGATCGCGATTCAGTTATCGTTTCGAGGCTCAAGTTTTTCATCGAACCCGGATAGAGCGTCAGCATGACCCCTCACGGTACGCAGGGCGCGACGGTCGGAGTGATTGGGCTCGGCTACGTGGGCCTTCCCCTCGCAGTCGAAGCAGGGAAAGGCGGCTTCAACGTGATTGGCTTTGATGTGACCGAAGTCGTTACGGCCAACGTCAACGAGGGTCAGTCGCATACCCAGGACGTGCCGTCCGAGGAAGTCGCGGTCCTGCGCGAGGCCGGTGTTCTCGAGGCAACGACTGACATGTCCCGCCTTGCTGAGTGCGATGTCATCTTGATTTGTGTGCCCACGCCGTTATCGAAAACGCGGGACCCTGATGTGTCCTACATCCTGGCAGCGTCGGAAGCGGTTGCAGGCGGGCTACGGAAAGGTCAGCTGATCATTCTCGAGTCGACGACCTATCCGGGTACGACGCGGGAAGTGATGCTGCCTGCGCTGGAAGCGACCGGGCTTTCGATTGGAGAGGACTTCAATTTGTGTTTCTCGCCTGAGCGGGTCGATCCTGGGAACGAGACCTGGAACACCAAGAACACTCCCAAAGTGGTGGGTGGGATTACCGCCGCATGCACCGAGGCCGGAGCCGCCTTCTACCGAAAATTTCTCGACACCATTGTGCCGGTCTCTTCGGCTGAAGCCGCGGAGATGACCAAGATCCTGGAGAACACCTTTCGGGCGGTGAACATCGGATTGGCGAACGAGACAGCTCTTATCGCCGAGCGACTGGGCGTCGACATCTGGGAGGTCATCGAGGCGGCTGCAACCAAGCCGTTCGGCTTCATGAAGTTCATGCCAGGGCCGGGCCTTGGCGGACACTGCATACCGGTGGATCCGCACTATCTGTCTTGGAAGATGCGGACGCTGAACTACAAGACGCGGTTTATCGAGCTGGCGTCCGAGATCAACTCGGAAATGCCCTACTTCGTGGTAGGAAAAATTCGAGAGGCACTCAAGCGTCGTCGGAAGGCGGTGAACGGCTCGAAGGTATTGGCGCTAGGTGTGGCCTATAAGCGCGACGTCGAGGAC contains the following coding sequences:
- the rpsD gene encoding 30S ribosomal protein S4; this translates as MARYTGPACKLCRREGGKLFLKGQKCYTDKCPIERRAYPPGQHGPAQARRRKQSDYAVQLREKQKVKRTYGLGEKQFRSLFEHANHIPGVTGENLLVALETRLDNTVFRMGIAQSRNQARQLVRHRHVEVNGRYVDVPSFKVKPGDEIAVKSKSKNIVPIEAALAARTRPKLPEWLALDDKQRVGRVVRAPMRTDVDSSIQEQLIVELYSK
- the map gene encoding type I methionyl aminopeptidase, with the protein product MIHLRTSDEMDTIAHAGSIIGKLHDTFPEQIRPGVSTATIDHFAEEFIVSHEGAIPAFKGLYGFPGSVCISLNEEVVHGIPSSQRILQEGDIVSIDVGVRLDGWYSDSARTFAVGEVTQEAVDLMDITQRSLEATIDVATVGNHVGDIGAAVVRTCAGTQYGIIKELVGHGVGRELHEEPQVPNIGRAGQGPPLREGMVLAIEPMLSAGTARIKTLDDGWTVITADRSLSAHFEHTVGITKDGPRILTSAAGPVGAGSFVPTGG
- the rpsM gene encoding 30S ribosomal protein S13, with the protein product MARIAGVDLPRGKRIEIALTYIFGIGDTRAKQILDACGVDPNRRTQDLDDDDVNRLRRQIEGNFKVEGALRTERSMNIKRLMDIGCYRGLRHRRGLPVRGQRTHTNARTHKGKKRAITGKKAPPKK
- the rplQ gene encoding 50S ribosomal protein L17 → MRNRKKGRQLSRTRSHRKATLRNMVTSLFMHERIETTTAKAKELRPYAERLITLARRGDVHARRLAAMKIQDRQVLGKLFDDIAPRYMERPGGYTRVLKLGNRKGDAAEMSLIELVG
- the rfbB gene encoding dTDP-glucose 4,6-dehydratase — translated: MRYLITGGAGFIGSNFVRHVLAERPDVEVVNLDLLTYAGHLVNLEGVLDHPRYRFVQGDICDGALVGEVMEGVDVVFHLAAESHVDRSIVSDQPFVRTNVVGTATLLAAALESGVSRFVQVSTDEVYGELPWVDPAGPDAATAPRFSEDSPIAPRSPYAATKAAADLMALAYYATHQLDVVVTRSSNNYGPYQFPEKLIPLVISRALAEQQIPVYGDGLNVRDWIHVSDHCVGLLYAAEEGVAGQVYNFGGESELTNLDVVRRILAALQKHESLLEFVTDRAGHDRRYAIDFTRATDELGWMPAIDFEEGLRRTIDWYQGSSAWITQVATER
- the rfbD gene encoding dTDP-4-dehydrorhamnose reductase, with product MRILVTGARGLLGTEVVRAARVGGHKVVALGRAEVDVTDPDAVSACFLQEQPDVVVHCAAYSAVDKAESEPDIAMAVNRGGARNVARSAQSVGSSTVYVSTDYVFDGLKSSPYLTTDETGPISSYGRSKLAGELETLAAYTPGNEAGDGSGRVPSALVVRTGWLYGAAGGNFVQTMLRIARDRDKVRVVDDQVGRPTWARNVAEAIIELIEVRAGGVMHVADAGEATWLDLARQTFLVQGVEMDTAGVSTLEWGADAPRPLYSVLDLGETEGVLGRGMTDWRDALPAFLESL
- a CDS encoding adenylate kinase, giving the protein MVFVLLGPPGVGKGTQAVRLVDELGAEHVSTGDLLRAARREGTDMGNLAQGFMDRGELVPDDLILDLVRVHLGGVEADTDVLFDGFPRTTEQATGLGSVLKTIGRKVDGVVLFEAPDETLVRRLSGRRSCPECGAVYNTYFSPPQVAGTCDRCRASLMHRVDDEPETVTRRLQVYLEQTAPLVAFYDAHEAPMARIAANRAVEDIYGDFKVAVAQAGGGAK
- the rpmJ gene encoding 50S ribosomal protein L36, encoding MKVRSSVKPICEHCKVVRRKGVVRIICSRNPKHKQRQG
- a CDS encoding DNA-directed RNA polymerase subunit alpha, translated to MELDLTGLVLPERVENLDPQEGARSAQFVMEPLERGFGHTLGNSVRRVLLSSLRGSAVWAFRIDGVVHEHQTIQGVVEDVHQVIQNLKSLVVTLDDDVEEAVLEIHIEKGGPITASMIQTSAGSEIMDPDHHLFTLQEDRSLHVELHVNTGRGFVLANTHPIPRGAPVDLVRIDSIYNPVRRANFSVEETRVGQRTDFDRLTLQVETDGSIEPEAAVAYAADLVRKHLEYMLYFGEGGIPEVSPPGASPVSERLQDLFVRPIEDLAELSVRSRNSLQKESVSTLGDLVQRSEESMLQIENFGKKSLKEISDFLEEHSLRFGMQLEEGEDGRLFFVEDEAEAAAGGEE
- the rpmB gene encoding 50S ribosomal protein L28 — its product is MARVCYSCGKGPATGNNVSHAHNKTRRRWLPNLQTVKIVDDKGDRRRVRVCTRCISAGKVAKAPPMKVAG
- the rpsK gene encoding 30S ribosomal protein S11; translated protein: MAKPNTPKRSKKVVEAEGIAYVKATFNNTVITITDNSGNTIVWASAGKAGFKGSKKSTPFAATVAGEQAGREAVSAGVKRVDVRVQGPGSGRESAIQALASAGLFIKSILDVTPLPHNGCRPPKKRRV
- a CDS encoding sugar phosphate nucleotidyltransferase — its product is MKGIVLAGGLGTRLLPMTRVTNKHLLPIYDRPMICYPLQQLAQAGIRDILVVTGGDHAGDFLKLLRNGRDFGLDYLRYAFQEGEGGIAEALGLAEHFAAGGPVTVILGDNIFQDSLAPAIGSFVENPVGARLLLKTVDDPQRFGVATVERERVVRVSEKPIHPASSLAVTGCYMYDHKVFDVVRTLEPSARGELEITDVNNQYIEWGELGHDVIEGWWTDAGTVPSIHRAAGLVAADRSNPVLTGDLT
- a CDS encoding nucleotide sugar dehydrogenase yields the protein MTPHGTQGATVGVIGLGYVGLPLAVEAGKGGFNVIGFDVTEVVTANVNEGQSHTQDVPSEEVAVLREAGVLEATTDMSRLAECDVILICVPTPLSKTRDPDVSYILAASEAVAGGLRKGQLIILESTTYPGTTREVMLPALEATGLSIGEDFNLCFSPERVDPGNETWNTKNTPKVVGGITAACTEAGAAFYRKFLDTIVPVSSAEAAEMTKILENTFRAVNIGLANETALIAERLGVDIWEVIEAAATKPFGFMKFMPGPGLGGHCIPVDPHYLSWKMRTLNYKTRFIELASEINSEMPYFVVGKIREALKRRRKAVNGSKVLALGVAYKRDVEDVRESPALDVIRLLEAAGATVSYHDPFVAELHEEGTHLSSVELTDAAMAGADAVVILTDHSDFDYQRVVDASTVLVDARHVAPRKVDEVGSSWIVKG
- the secY gene encoding preprotein translocase subunit SecY, which gives rise to MANNPVANLMRAPELKEKILFTLLILLIYRTGAHITVPGLDVNILRATFGALQGTFLGIYDMFVGGGLSRATILALGIMPYISASIMFQLLAAVFPTIEKLQKEGEDGRKKLTQWTRYTTVGLSMAQAYGYSVFLQSIPGAVSTPGLAFTLTTVIVLTVGAIFVMWLGEQITDRGIGNGMSLLIFFSIIETFPAALGRTWEAFTLGEIGPFALIILGVTVVAITAGVTAMTMASRKIPVQIPRKVVGRGRIREGQKSFVPLRVNSAGVMPIIFAQSFIVVPGTLAAFSDIPAIQSLADMFQPSTGPYYVTYGLLILFFTYFYTAIIFNPVDLAENLKKQGAFIPGVKPGARTAEYIDRVLTRVTLPGSIYLAFIALVPFWIIDLAGIQTFFFGGTSLLIVVGVGLDTVQQAQQLLLLRHYDGFMKKGRVKMRGRQQYM